DNA from Artemia franciscana chromosome 8, ASM3288406v1, whole genome shotgun sequence:
TCCAAAGCTACATTTACCAAGGAAAATGAAACCCCAGGAATATGTAACGAGCAAATATTTACCAAGGAAGTGGTTACTCCAAATAGCCCCccgaaaaatttttcattagaaCAAGCTCCCACTAATTTAAACTTCAAGGAATTCTAAATTTAATCATTAATGCCATTTATTATAagtaaaatatctaataaaattttgattttaataatttttttttaacgcaaaCCATTATACGGTCACTTTTATGCTTAAAGGTCGTATGTAAAATTTTCATACTTCTTAGATAATTTGCTAATCGTTGCTCAAAGGGACATCAGTAGggtaattttgatcaaaagtttgaattgTGATTGGACAGTGCATTACCTAGGGAGCTGCTAGCCCTCCCTTTGAATGCACTCCCTTTGATAAAGCGTGCCGACCTCTTTTGTACTCTTGCCACTGGTTGTGAATTGAGCATTCTGGCAGTCATATTGTTCAGCGACTTGAACTGCAATCTGATTGATGACTCCAACAGTAGAGTAAAATATTCTATGTTCCAGTTGAAAATGAGCTTAGATCTACATATCACATCTTCTCTTGATTTAGAGTAAATATTCTGTGTTCTGTGTTCAAGTTGAAAATGAGCTTAGATTTACATACATCCATAGTTCTGGCAGCACGTCTTCTGTTGTTTAGAGGAAATATTCTGTGTTCTGTGTTCCACTTGAAAATGAGCTTATATTTACATACATCTGTAGCTCTGGCAGCACGTCTTCTCTTCATTTAGAGTAAACATTCTGTGTTCTGtatttaagttgaaaaagaGCTTAGATTTACATATATTCATAGCTCTGGTACCACGTCTTCTCTTGATCTCATGTTTCACTCCCCTGAAATGTTGCCGAGCTTGTAAACCTCGGTTATTACTTCATTCCAGACATCAGATAACCCGCCAATCAGCAACCCTTTTCCGTCGTGTTAGCTTCAACGGATCCcttcaaatcaaatgataccAGCAAGTGGCATGAAATCTGAGACTGAAGTAAAATTGACCGCCTTTTTTCAAAGCGCAAGTGATGCGATCCTTGGAACAAAATCAAATTATCTTTCCAGCTCCTGGCTCGGAAGTCTGGAGTAAGTGTTTCTGAAAGTCAGATTATATTCAACATGGATTATGCTGAAATTGTGCGTGCCCTCTACGTTGCTGAAAAGGTGTACCGGTTCGTAAAGTCAGTCGGAGCCGAAAAGCCTGACTGGACCAGCAGTCCAGAGCTCGCCAAGTCGTGTGCCAAGTGAAAATTTCGGTTCCATATTTTGAGAGGGTGGTATGCTCCGTACCAGCGTAATGAACGAATTTCGTCTTTATACAAAGTTACGTTTTACGAGAAATCTGATACTAGATCCAGCAAATTGTATAGCCGTACTGTTCTATAAGGCAGCATGGCTCAGAAGTATTGTGGAAAATGGTGAAACATGGTAGATCCAAACTATGTAGTGATTCTGTCCTTACAAGTTACCAGTTGTGTAATTACTTCAGTACTGATTTTTTGGATCCTGATGCGGTCTTGGTGTTTATGAGAAGGATAAATTTAGTCTCGAGTCTAGCAATGACCTCAGTTTTATCGTCACTCATTCGTTGACGATTTAATGCATTTCTAAGCTCTGCTTTTGACACTGCTATATCAAATGATTTTTCGCTCTGAAATGGTGCCATATCTCTCTGGTCTTTTAGTacttttcgtttctttttttttgtgttatacCTTCTTCTTAATTTTGTTCTATATTAATTAAGGTAATGTTTAGGCTCCAATCATCACAtgccaaagagcctttgtggGGGTCCAAagctttgtaatttttctttattttctcttaataaaCTGATTAATTGAACTGAACTGATACTGGTATAATTAGCCCTGTCCTCAGAAAAGGAAAACCTTCCAACCAGTGCTCTTCATGCAGATCACTTACTATACTGTCAGAGGAGTATGATCGCATCGGACTAAAGTTTAACGAGAGTAAATCTGAATTACTGGTTTTCAACCGCCGTAGCCAAGAATCAGTCCATCTCTTGGTGCATGTCGTTAATGAGCAGATCACTTTACTTACCTCCGACTGCCAATTGGGGTAAATTTGCGTACAACCCAAActctgttgaatttttttttcccgaaaCACTAGGAAAGCTTATGGCCTTCGGTTActatgaaatttaagtttagtAACTATCCTCGGTTATGTTTACTGTGCTTTTGCAGTCCCGCATCTACTTCCTTTCCACTCGAAGTGATGTTGCTGACATTGGAAAGTGTTTTCAATTATGCGAAATACCTACTTCGACTGCTCCTCTGGACTAGTAAAACAGCTTTATCTAACAGATATGGAGTCACTAGCCCCTTAGATGCTATCCGAATAAGAACTGAGTCGTTTCAAAAGAGGCTAAATTTTGATTCTACTTTCCTGAAAGTCTTTCTATAGGTGAGTCGTTGGTTTTGTTAAGCGTTGATTTTTTATtcgttgttcttttttcttccttacTCCAGCACTTGTGTCCTTTTCCACATCCACGAAGATCGTCACATAAGTTCTTCCGTAAGGTGTCCAAAAAGACACGATTAGAGCTCGAGAGAAATGGAGgcgtatttttcaaaataatattttgcttcttctaAACAATTTAGATTACGTGACTTAACACCTTTCGTATTTACACAGCCGAGTTGTAATGTTTCAATaagcaaaaagtaaaataattaaaataattaaaatctcCGTAATTGAAAACAATTACCTTGAACAGCAGTTTCCTTGGCAGCCAGTTAACAACTCTAAACCAGAATGGTTGTGGCCGATCATAGGTGGGAGTATCAGTCAAGCCTGGATGGAGGACGTTGGCAACCACTCCAGTGCCTTGAAGACGTCTTGCAAGCTCTCTTGTGAACAACATCACGCACAGTTTAGAAGTAccatagattttgaaatagccagcCCCTCCTTTTTGGAAATTCAGGTTATCTATATCCAGTTCTCGTGCACGCCAATGGACAACGCTGCCGTAGTTTATAATCCTAGATGGCGCAGCACGCTTCAAAAGATCTGAAAAAATGCATAATGGAAATACAATGAAACGGTATAAGATATACATATGAAACAGTACATTAGAAAAATACAATGTATAGTAATTGTAAAGTATAGAAATGCAtaaaggaatatatatatatatatatttatgtatatatatatatatatatatatatatatatatatatatatatatatatatatatatatatatatatatatatatatatatatatatatatatttatatatataggttgtacgaaaaatgtggttcaatcccgctttctagggtaTATAATGACAGAAAGGTTGTGATGTCTGACcctgttctgcggatgaaggatgacagattgccaaagatcgtcctttttggccatccgtctggggctaaacggaaacCATGTCGTCCTCGACTGGGGTGAGATGATGTCatgaataaagatttaaaggaaatgggaacttcctgggagggtgtaaaaagggaggccttgaatagaatgggttggaggagcgtgcgtagctctgttggcctcaggcggcttggtgctgcggtgagttattagtagtatataatatatatatatatatatatatatatatatatatatatatatatatatatatatatatatatatatatatatatatatatatatatatatatatatatatatatatatatccgctGCCACGCGTTGCTGTAGCGCTGCACGCCCCAGCAACgcgtatgcaaggtgctaattttaaCACTTATTTTTAAACTATAATTGGTGTACAAGGGGGACAACTTCCAGTTCATATacctagtaatttctgttcgttttgagtttgagttgaaCATCAGTCTTGTTTTCGGTACATCACGTGTTCATTAttgatttcttatttattaagtctaatatctgtctcttaacttttaattcattgttaaatataatttctggtagttttttttttactcaagaCATAGCTTTGCTGTttacttttgcaaaaaaatatgtttatttttaattaagttaatacaaaataaaacgaCAAAAAGCAATCAATACAGATTAATCAGTGGCAATTAAGTTAAAATGTTTCATAACAAAGCTGATCCTTATAGCACCTCCTAATTAGGACCTAATTAGGACTAATTAGCACCTCCTAACTGCTTCATTCAAATTGGTGTGTGCAGCTTTGTCAACCCGGTCAACTTCAAAATTGATGAGCATATTTTCGGTTAAATATGGTTTCTGAGACAAAACAAAGGGAATAGTTTTGGTTTTCTCGGCTTTCGGTGGTTTTCACTACAAAATTTCTTTGCCATAATTAGCTCCCTAGATAATCTAATACGCTTGAGTTTATGCGCGGCATCATGAAAATCTCTAGATTCAAGAGAAGATCACTAGTTTTCcgaaaaaattactaataaaaaatcgcTAGACAATAAAAATCTCTtgaatagtgataaatcactaggtgTGGCAATCCTAATTCTATCAATAAATGGTGCTCAAGAAACCTCCagaatttttgtataaaatttataaatgagGTCATTTTTCAACTAACTAAAGAGCTTTGAGGCCCGGCCAAAGTCCAAGAATTTAACTCCCTATTCAATTCTTCTTCTGCGGCGGCAACTCGGTCAAATACAAaggtatcagttttcttcgtcgcttcaactaaacaaacataagaaggttgaacttaaggggttccttactcaaaattacgattaggtgcaggttatccttagcatttcttcttgtaattatttatacaatataattttttatatgtatttaacCAGAAGAATCTGTTTAAAGAGGTTAAAACTAACTTGTACTTGACTGAATCGCTtctgaacaatccgagtggttattcccttggtgtaatttatgcattctcgcacgctccgattacagctggatctagtcttttgaggggaatttttgactttagaacacaaatatgtaaagtatttgaagggactgctaGGAAgtatacattataaaaataagtttctgattgttgaatagaaaattttttactctattttttgataccccacaacagtgtcaagtatagcaatcaagaatgcaaacccgaaacaggttttataattattttggaattataaaaaatataattggcggctttaagatttgattaaatCAATtcaccaagttttttttatttctattgacataaaaaccgccgaaatcactaattcaggaccgtcaggcaaactccaaatgtttaacatgggaggtataggaagattccttgTGTGTGCGTCCTGCCTTAATCTGGAACAGGTGAAGGGGTTTCAAATACCAGGGTACCTGGATCGATTgcaatggtgaaaaaatgacCGATGTTAGGCGTAGAATTGGTCCGTTAACAGGAGCCACCAATTCTAAAGCCCATTTGGAGGAGCAGCAATTATTCTTTGCTGCCAAAGTTACGTCTCTTCAGTAGCAATGCTCCATGCTCCCAGTACCTGCTCCATTCAGTAACTGCTCCATGCAGTCTCCATGCTCCCTTACGCTAGTAATCTATATTTTACCATCCTATTCACCTCACAGTTTACAACTTGCTAAGATTGGGTACAAAGAGCACCATAAGGTACCCCAAAAAATGCTGACTGTGTCTAGAGAGTTTATATTCATCTCTATTCTCGATTCCCTTTATtcataattttcctttttttaattatttttttttctctgctaCACAGTATGATTAAAATAGCTTTCTTATATCCTTGCTACCTCCATCCTATATTAGACTCGCTCTATAAAAAATGAACCGTCTTATGTTTCAGCTGATCATCGGGTAAGATATCTTTTACCATCTTACTCAGCTCCCAGCTTTCACAACTTACTAATATTGGACACGAAGAGCACTATAAGGTACCCCAAAAAATGCTGGTTGTGTCTACTGAGAGCTTATATTCAACTCCATTCTCAATTCTctttattcataatttttcctttttttaattcttttttctcagcTACATAATATCAATAAAATAGCTTTCTTATACCCTTGCTACCTCCATCCTATATTAGACTCGCTCTATCAAAAATGAACTGTCTTATGTTTCAGCTGATCATCGGGTAAGATATCTTTTACCATCTAACTCAGCTCCCAGCTTTCACAACTTGCTAAGATTAGGCTACAAGAGATGGACATTTTTTAAGGCATGTACTCTACACGAAAGAAGGCCACCTCCCTCAGACAGCCTAAGACTGGAAACCAGGGGATAGAAGAAGACGAGGATATCCAAAGAACACTTTGCGGCAAGCTTTTGACTGAGATCAGGGGACGACTGAGACCTCATTAATACCTGAATGGGAAGATGTCACCGCTGCAGCATTGCTTCGGGACTACTGGAGAGGCTTTGTCGATGTCCTTTGCGGCACTAATGGCTCCGGAGGATCTAAGGTTTAAGGTAAAGAGCTTCAAGCCAGTCACATAAACAATTATTCTTTACATATAATATACTTTGATCTTTGATTTATAGGACACGAGCAttcgaataaaaaaatgaaaaaaaaaatacatctgcCTTAACACCAAAATGcgcaaaacaataataaaaaaatagaaaaaaaaataatagaaagacATTGAAAAAATCAACTCTAATATCGTTCTGCTAAAAGTATTATGCttcaaatttataatatttattctaaaattcTGATCTGACAATCTTTTTTGGCACCAATAGTTTTTGGCACTTCCATGACTCAGTCCGAAATAAATTAGGAGCTATTCAGGACTAAGAGAGGCCGAAACCTATCAGTGGCGCCAAGAGTTCTCAGTGCaaattccatgaaaaaaaatccaaagaatttAAATCTTATTGGAAGAAGTTAAATTGCTAACTTCTAAATACCCACTTCCATTAAGATAGCTACTGGGCATGGAGGGGTTTGATCCCTCCATATTGAATATTCATTAATTAGTGATTCTTACAAAGGAATGGAATTATTTTGTAGTGCTCCATAACACGGGCAACCGCTGGAGAGGGCAGAAAAGAGggtgacaaaaattttgaagaccGAAAATTTCAAGATATACCAAGATTTCTAACGTTCAGAAAAATACGATGCTTCCCTGGCagagaagtttttttcaaacttaatatagccccccccccccagaaaaactTTTGCAACTCTCTGGTTGTGCTAAGGTTATAAAATAGACCTGTTTATAATGGTCCACTGGACCTTACCATGTCTCAGGTTAAAGCTTGATTAATACCCTCATTTAGTTAGCAAGACGAAGCAGACCATAATTTGCAGTACTGAAACCAATTTCAACCAACAGATAATGTGGAGCACTTCACTGCAAACCAATTTTGACTAAAAGGTAATGTGCAGCACTGAAAATAATTTCGACCAAGAGATATAATATGCTGCACTACAAACCAATTTCGACCAAGAGGTAAAGTGCAGCGCTGAAACCAATTTCAAACACGAGATAATGTGCAGCACTGCAAACCAATTTCGACCAAGAGGTAATGTGAAGCACTGAAAATAATTATGACCAAGAAATAATGCGCAGCACTGAAACCAATTTCGATCAAGAAATAATGTGCAGCACTGCAAACCAATTTCGACCAACAGGTAATGTAAAGCACTGAAAGTAATTACGACCTAGAGATACTGTGCAGCACTGAAACCAATCTCGACCAAGAGATAAGGTATTCACAATCCTTCAATGAGACCAAGACAGCTGAGATGGTTATACTTATTTCGGAGGGGTATTGATACCTTACAGAGCCATATTTTATACTCTGGCTTTGATGTCCCAGATTCCGAGGAGAAGACACTTGCGTAAAGGTGAACCTCCTGAATAAGTCCATCATTATTACACACTCATCATTATGAATTTtacatgttttctctttttttttagcttaaataaatcctaaattattaagactttaaggcATGAATATTagcatatatattaaactgGCAATCCacgttcatttgtttttttcagtgatCTTCGttatgagtattttttttttcatgtttatgaaataaaaacacatagctcgaaataaggattgttttcagtaaagtcaAACTAAGTCCAGGTCTTCAGAGGGCATGGTGAGCATTAGCCTGCTTCTCTGAGTTCCTGCTCTTTTTTACTTTGACTCggctttttattgaattttctgttcgttttgagtttcattaatttattgACGGTGACTTATGGTAGTTTTAAGCGTGAAAAACCACTTATTTTTTTTGCGCTCCTTTTCGGTTTAAttcagctctactttttttccaaacttcttttgtcaaaagctttttttttaattaatcaaaataagaaTATCATGCTTACATTATATTGTTAACCCTTCGAACAGAAAgcttttatctattttaaatattttgtctgGTTGAAAAACGACATTTTTCTCATCGAGGTGTGAAATACCCTGCCCAAGATTCGATCAAAACCTAGCTTTTGTCTAAGAAACCTTCCAGCCCATCGATTCAATACGGTTACTTATCAAAAAGCTATGCTTGGAAAACTGATCTGAGGACTCCTgcaaacacagaaaaagcatAGCAATATTGTGATTGAAATTATAATATAGTAATAGAATAATTAAAGTATTGCACAGTAATACGAtaattataacaatagttatataatatatactaacttaataagatttttaattaaaaatgacttcCGTATGTAAGGTAAAAGCTCCCTTGTCATTATTTTTAGTCAGACGATGCATAGAACGTCGATTcagaaaaaaggaacaaatcATCTTCTCCCTCTTCTGAATTGGAACTATTGAAATATTCCTGTCACAAATTAGTCCAGCTCAGTTATTAAAGAGGTTATTATTTTCATCTATGCCATCTATGCATATATTGGTTTGTTAAAGTGCTAGGGTTTTGCGTTACCCTCTACATTTAGGTGTGAAATTCGACCAAATGGCCATTATTTCTTACcgttccagaattttttttgcgTACAGGTACCTATTTCTTGGGAATAATATATTTATGAAACTACAAAGTGAAGCCTAAAAATAGTGAAGccaaagtaatttaaaaatagctGATGGATGTGAAGCAGATATTTTACTTAATTctctcaatttaaaaaataccaatacaaaaatattaatgGCAGAGACGTAAATAGATTGAGGCCAAAAGTAACAAGGATGcagaataaaaaactaaaacattacaAATATATAGACGGCTCAAGAATAAGATTCTcctaaagaaatataaactgtAAAGCACGTCTTTCGTCTGTCTGTCGGTTTACTACGCCTCCCTCTAATGACAATGGggggaattttggtacttgtgtattatatgtCACTCGTTTAactctatttttcagtttagtGAATCTTGAATAAATTATTTCAGTAAAGTAACAGATTTAAAGGATGCTAGTGAAAACCTACTGAGCCCTCCaggtaaatatagaaaaagatttttatcaAAAGATCTATCGCAATGTTGGGTAACCCTTCgccaagacattttttcaagaatcGGCAATAGTGGTTTGCTCAAATAATGTCTAGGACCAAAGACTATGGGTATCTTATAACAATAGGAACTGGCACTAGTAACTACAAAAAAACGTCAACGCTATCTAGTATTTGGtggaatttggaattttttcagtgttgtaataataagaataattaatttaatttgcaTAGTTGGTAGAATTAGCGCGGTAATAAAGTGTCAGAACGATTATAAAGCTTGAAAAATGTCGAGTGTTGCCCAAGGCTAGACGACGCTGGTGTTTTCTGGGACTAATACCAGTTTCTATTCTTGTAAGCTACCCGCACCCTTTGGTCTTGGACTATGAAAGGCAAACTTACCGATAATGAGGTTAGTCAAGAGGAAAGCTCCAAAATAGTTGACGGCCATTTGATACTCAAGGCCATCGTCTGTCGTTGAAACAACCTGTTCCCAAGCCTGAATTCCAGCATTGTTTATCAAAATGTCTATTTTTTCTTCCTCTCTGTTTAGTTCATCGGCGAGTTGGCGCACAGATCTCATGTCTGATTGATCGAAATTCTTTGAAACAATCTTGTCATTGCCACTAAGTTCACGGAtttttgctgtaaaaaaaaaaaaacacaaaaaacgatTATCTCCTAAAtttacaactatttattctaaggaaTAGTTTCAGGTGGAAAATTGATCTTCCAACCACAAAATAAGGTCGCCTCCATCATGAATGTTGGAATCCTTTGTTTTCCGGATAGAGCTTGtcttctgaaattaaataaaaaaagtttttttcaactgaaaatacggagcaacattaaaactaaaaacgaacagaaattattacgtatatgaagggaattgcctcctcctcaacacctcgctctttacgctaaagttttttttaagtacttttcaaaaaaacttattattgtTCGAATTAAATGAACATAGTGTTTAAGAAGTTGTTctaaaagaattgggacaaaactcaaACGtttacgtaaagagcgagaaatTAAGGAGGAAgtgacccctttcatatacgtaataatttcagttcgttttaaggtttcttGTTGCTCCTtaaattcagttgaaaaaacttgtttttttaatttaatttctggtccttttttaaataatcccaggaaatATGGCCCCACCTCCATAGAGAAACACCCTTCCGACGGATATATCCTATGAACACTTCAATCCCGGTGAAGATTTACCCaggcaattacccttaacaattCCACGCGTAAAATTCAGATCGGGAGAGACaaagcaagaaatataaaaagaattttgtataggaattctcgAAAATTTCCCCGGGGAATGATTTCTTTTGACAATTTCACCCCCTGGAagcttccctccccatggaaagtttccctgTGGAAAAACCCCTAGCGGAAAATTCGTCTTCCCACcctaaaatgtatgcatgcttcccaataacaaatactatgcgtaaacaatgggcaattcTTATAACTTTAATATCTTTCCCCTGGGGCTCTAGGGGGTGGGGTCATGtcatatccaaaggcatagctattgggcctttcaactatgatgaaaggctatctcaaaattttattcggactgtttggggggaaaaggggcgggggaggaacctagttgccctccaatcttttttgtcgctttaaaagggcactagaactttaacttccatttgaatgagccctctcacgatattctaggatcactgggtctatacgatcacccctgaaaaaaaaaacaaacaactaaacaaataaaacacgcatccgtgatcttctccaggcaaaaaaaaaacgaaattccacatttttgcagatagaagcttggaacctctacaatagggttttctgatatgctgaatctgatggtgtggttttcattaagattatgtgatttttaggggattttcgtacctttttctaaaatagggcacattttctcaggctcgtaaccttagaagggtatgactaaacttaatgaaacatatatttgaaatcagcataaaaatccaactcctttgatatatctagtgttatcaaaattccgttttttagttttgattactattgagtggggtcgctccttacttagttcgctaccatgaactgtttgattctcttcccccatgaaaaattcctccatggaaagatcctcccaagtaaaaCTTTTTCCTGAGCTAACTTTTACCCAAACTAACTTTTCCCTGAAACTTATAAAACTCTAGTCCAGCGTTTTCAACCATAGAGATTATAAAGATACCCTTTTTATGCTTCCCAGGATTTAAAAACCAGAAACTTGATGACAACATGACACTGCGATGGCATTATCAAGACGAGCTGTTAAAAGCAGATGGCAATTTTCTCAGATCTAATAAAATAATTCCCCAAGGGAGAATTTCTCCCGGCGAAACGCCACCCCCTCCACAtaccccccccagaaaattgtAACTCCGCTAACAGTTTCAACGCAAAATTATCCCAGAAAATATCCACACCTTAAAtggtaagacaaataaaacaaaatttagacaaataaaacgaatttcgtatatgaattttggcaataaaacttaaatcaatTTGCTATCAAGCCATGActtaattggagaaaaagccaagacagatagtcttagtgggaggcaaagctggcataagcctttttcagaattgtataaaaataacgTTACTCCACTTGTTGATCGATAGTGCAAAATTACCCGTGtaaaatttttcccaaaagttcaCCCCCCCACAAGGGATTTTCCTCCCGATGGAAAAATCTGgttaacaattttattttctgttaacATTTATCTATGTACGAATGCAATTTTTAGATATCTTGGAGAACTCAAATGTCTTTCGGAAAAATTCGGGATAACCCTGAAAAATTAGCATTGACGAAAACAATCGATTTGTATTTCCCTGTTGAAGTTCATgtatactactgctactaccactagcaactcaccgcagcaccagaccacctgaggccaacacaactacgcacgctcctcctccatcccgatttattcaaagcctccctccttacaccctcccaagaactTACCATtccctttaaatattttttaatgacaaCCTCCCACCCCGGACGAGGaaaacctgctttctgtttaccCCTATATGGTTGGCCAACAatgac
Protein-coding regions in this window:
- the LOC136029904 gene encoding retinol dehydrogenase 13-like, which codes for MYRFGDMPEVMKDIYHNNIRHMPFIAQMALATIAAFGMPILLPVLIFFACFALPLRIFNKLLSGSYKGTQRLDGKTVLITGPESGIGFEVAVNLARRGARLILACYKASDARATEAKIRELSGNDKIVSKNFDQSDMRSVRQLADELNREEEKIDILINNAGIQAWEQVVSTTDDGLEYQMAVNYFGAFLLTNLIIDLLKRAAPSRIINYGSVVHWRARELDIDNLNFQKGGAGYFKIYGTSKLCVMLFTRELARRLQGTGVVANVLHPGLTDTPTYDRPQPFWFRVVNWLPRKLLFKTPEEGAQTTIYLAVAPEAEHMSGQYFTDCSPASSSKLSQDPAMAKRLWDKSAELVGLRDNERKI